One part of the Alphaproteobacteria bacterium genome encodes these proteins:
- the fabG gene encoding 3-oxoacyl-[acyl-carrier-protein] reductase, with protein sequence MFDLTGKVMLLTGAAGGIGRKIAETAFAQGATLVLTDRGAEGLDALKASLGDDSRVFTIVKDLATEDDAKALIEESVEIAGAVDILVNNAGITRDGLAMRMSDADWDSVLSVNLRMPFFLSKAAIKPMMKNRYGRIINMASIVGVTGNPGQCNYSASKGGLIAMGKSLSVEVATRGITVNAIAPGFIATPMTDKLTQEQKDALTVNIPMKQLGSSQDIANTVIFLASEESGYITGQTINVNGGMARV encoded by the coding sequence ATGTTCGATTTAACAGGTAAAGTTATGTTACTAACTGGTGCCGCTGGTGGTATTGGAAGAAAAATTGCAGAAACTGCATTTGCTCAAGGAGCAACTTTGGTTTTAACTGATAGAGGTGCTGAAGGTCTTGATGCTTTAAAAGCTTCTCTAGGTGATGACTCAAGAGTATTCACAATCGTAAAAGATTTAGCAACAGAAGATGATGCTAAAGCTCTTATTGAAGAGTCTGTGGAAATTGCTGGGGCTGTTGACATTTTAGTTAACAATGCTGGTATTACAAGAGATGGTTTAGCAATGAGAATGTCAGATGCTGATTGGGATTCAGTTTTAAGTGTTAACTTAAGAATGCCATTCTTCCTGTCAAAAGCTGCTATCAAACCAATGATGAAAAATAGATATGGAAGAATTATCAATATGGCTTCTATTGTTGGTGTTACAGGTAACCCAGGTCAATGTAACTACTCTGCATCAAAAGGTGGATTAATTGCTATGGGTAAATCTCTTTCTGTAGAAGTTGCTACAAGAGGAATTACAGTTAATGCTATCGCACCTGGATTTATTGCAACTCCAATGACAGATAAACTAACTCAAGAGCAAAAAGATGCTCTTACAGTTAACATTCCTATGAAACAATTAGGATCATCTCAAGATATAGCTAATACTGTTATTTTCCTAGCTTCAGAAGAGTCAGGATACATTACAGGTCAAACTATTAATGTTAACGGTGGAATGGCAAGAGTATAA
- the gyrB gene encoding DNA topoisomerase (ATP-hydrolyzing) subunit B: MTEEVKKEEYGAKSIKVLRGLDAVRKRPGMYIGDTDDGSGLHHMVYEVSDNAIDEALAGHCDRVDIMINEDGSVTVRDNGRGIPVGIHPEEGVSAAEVIMTQLHAGGKFDSNSYKVSGGLHGVGVSVVNALSKWLELRIWRDDKEHIARFEHGDCVDHLKVVGDTVGKKGTEITFMPSDETFSTIEFNIKTLETRYRELSFLSSGVRIFLTDKREEEPKEIEFYCEDGLRSFVEYLNKSKNPIHPEPVYGCSEKDDITVEFSLQWTDSYHETCLCFTNNIPQKDGGTHLAGLRASLTRTINSYIQETGLAKKEKASLSGDDMREGLTCVLSVKVPDPKFSSQTKDKLVSSEVRPVVESQVGAALNEWFEEHPAEAKNIIMKAIEAANAREAARKARDLTRRKGALDMASLPGKLADCQEKDPALSELFIVEGDSAGGSAKQGRDRKTQAILPLKGKILNVERARFDRMLSSQEIGTLVTAMGTSIGPEEFNVDKLRYHKIIIMTDADVDGAHIRTLLLTLFYRHFAELVERGHIYIAQPPLYKVKKGQSELYLKDDREMDHYLISSASEHMVFTDARGVQMADVDLQEAVREAKSANSYISRLKKIIDNEVLIEQMAIKYLFDMKVLDDPEHAKQQALKVVARMDAREEGGVKAWSVDVFPDKYVFTKTVRGVSSSYVLDAETIETHDAKKLNEMAELLREKYITPGKIFNKGEIYGEIMGPIDLCTKVIDLAKKGISIQRYKGLGEMNPEQLWETTLDPNVRSLLQVTIDDAATADETFSTLMGDVVEPRREFIQSNALNSNIDI; the protein is encoded by the coding sequence ATGACAGAAGAAGTTAAAAAAGAAGAATATGGCGCTAAGTCAATTAAAGTTTTAAGAGGTCTTGATGCTGTTAGAAAAAGACCAGGTATGTATATTGGTGATACAGATGATGGTTCTGGTTTGCATCACATGGTTTATGAAGTATCAGATAATGCTATTGATGAAGCTCTTGCAGGTCATTGTGATAGAGTTGATATTATGATTAATGAAGATGGTTCTGTAACTGTTAGAGATAATGGTCGTGGTATTCCTGTTGGTATTCATCCAGAAGAAGGTGTTTCAGCTGCTGAAGTTATTATGACTCAACTTCATGCCGGTGGTAAATTTGACAGTAACTCATATAAAGTGTCTGGTGGTTTGCATGGTGTGGGTGTTTCTGTTGTTAATGCCTTGTCAAAATGGCTAGAATTAAGAATTTGGAGAGATGATAAAGAACATATCGCAAGATTTGAACATGGTGATTGTGTTGATCACTTAAAAGTTGTAGGAGACACTGTAGGTAAAAAAGGAACAGAAATTACTTTTATGCCTAGTGATGAGACTTTCTCAACTATTGAGTTTAATATTAAAACATTAGAAACTAGATATAGAGAGTTATCTTTTTTAAGTTCAGGTGTTAGAATCTTTTTGACTGATAAAAGAGAAGAAGAGCCAAAAGAAATAGAGTTTTATTGTGAAGATGGATTAAGATCTTTTGTTGAATATCTAAACAAGTCTAAAAATCCGATTCACCCTGAACCAGTTTACGGCTGTTCAGAGAAAGATGACATTACAGTTGAGTTTTCATTGCAGTGGACTGATTCTTATCATGAAACTTGTTTATGTTTTACAAATAATATTCCTCAAAAAGATGGAGGAACTCACTTGGCTGGTTTAAGAGCTTCTTTAACAAGAACAATTAATAGTTATATTCAAGAAACAGGACTTGCGAAGAAAGAGAAAGCATCTCTTTCTGGTGATGATATGAGAGAAGGTTTAACATGTGTTCTTTCTGTAAAAGTTCCAGATCCTAAATTCTCATCTCAAACAAAAGATAAGCTTGTTTCATCTGAAGTTCGTCCAGTTGTGGAAAGCCAAGTTGGAGCAGCTCTTAATGAATGGTTCGAAGAGCATCCAGCAGAGGCTAAGAATATTATTATGAAAGCTATAGAGGCTGCAAATGCTAGAGAGGCAGCTAGAAAAGCTAGAGATTTAACAAGAAGAAAAGGTGCTCTGGATATGGCATCTCTTCCTGGTAAACTAGCAGACTGTCAAGAAAAAGACCCAGCTTTATCAGAATTATTCATAGTTGAGGGAGACTCTGCTGGTGGTTCTGCTAAACAAGGTAGAGATAGAAAAACTCAAGCTATTCTTCCTCTAAAAGGTAAGATTCTTAATGTAGAAAGAGCTAGATTTGATAGAATGCTTAGTTCTCAAGAAATAGGAACTCTTGTTACTGCAATGGGGACATCTATAGGGCCAGAAGAATTTAATGTTGATAAACTTAGATATCATAAAATCATTATTATGACGGATGCCGATGTTGATGGTGCTCATATTAGAACTCTTTTATTGACTCTATTTTATAGACACTTTGCAGAGCTTGTTGAGAGAGGGCATATATATATTGCTCAACCTCCTCTGTATAAGGTTAAGAAAGGTCAAAGTGAGCTATACCTTAAAGATGATAGAGAAATGGATCATTATTTAATATCTTCCGCTTCAGAGCATATGGTATTTACAGATGCTAGAGGTGTTCAAATGGCAGATGTCGATTTGCAGGAGGCTGTAAGAGAAGCTAAGTCAGCTAATTCATATATCTCTAGGTTGAAAAAAATAATTGATAATGAGGTTCTAATTGAACAAATGGCAATAAAATATTTGTTTGATATGAAAGTGCTTGACGACCCAGAGCATGCAAAACAACAAGCTCTTAAAGTTGTGGCAAGAATGGATGCTAGAGAAGAGGGCGGAGTTAAGGCTTGGAGTGTTGATGTATTCCCTGATAAGTATGTGTTTACTAAAACAGTAAGAGGAGTATCTTCTTCTTATGTTCTGGATGCAGAAACAATTGAAACACATGATGCTAAAAAGCTAAACGAAATGGCTGAGTTATTAAGAGAAAAATATATTACTCCAGGTAAAATCTTCAATAAAGGTGAAATTTATGGAGAAATTATGGGGCCTATTGATTTATGCACAAAAGTTATAGATTTAGCTAAAAAAGGTATTTCAATTCAAAGATATAAAGGTCTTGGTGAAATGAATCCTGAACAACTTTGGGAAACAACTCTAGATCCAAATGTGAGATCTCTGCTTCAAGTTACAATTGATGATGCAGCTACTGCTGATGAGACTTTCTCTACTTTGATGGGCGATGTGGTTGAACCAAGAAGAGAATTTATACAAAGTAATGCTCTAAATTCAAACATTGATATATAA